The genome window GTTTGAACGTATCTGTGAAGCCTTGGTTAAAGTCGCAAAACAGTTCCCAGATGTAAATATTGTTTACCCAATGCATTTGAACCCAAATGTACGAGAGCCTGTAAATCGATTACTATCGCAAACCAATAATATCTTTTTAATCGAACCGCTAGACTACCTTCCGTTCGTTTATTTAATGAATCAAGCACATATAATTTTAACTGATTCTGGTGGGATTCAAGAAGAAGCTCCTTCGCTAGGAAAGCCTGTATTAGTTATGCGAGATACAACAGAAAGGCCTGAGGCACTTGCCGCCGGTACTGTTAAATTAGTCGGAACAGATGTTGAAAAAATACATAATGAACTTGTCACGTTGTTAACTGATGATGATGCATACAATGAAATGAGTTTTGCCCATAATCCATACGGTGATGGGAAAGCATGTGCTCGTATAGCAGATGCATTAATAGAATTTAGTAATAAAGAATAACAGTAGGGATAAAAAATGAGTTTTGAAACAATTTCTGTAATAGGGTTAGGTTACATAGGCCTGCCTACAGCAGCAGTATTTGCATCTCGAAAAGTAAATGTGGTTGGTGTAGATGTAAACCAACATGCTGTAGACACCATTAATAAAGGTGAAATACATATCGTTGAACCTGAATTAGATATTGTTGTTAGGGCAACTGTTTCAGAAGGCTATTTAAAGGCAACGACAACACCTGAGCCCGCCGATGCGTTTCTAATAGCTGTTCCCACACCTTTTAAAGGCGATTACGAGCCTGACCTTTCTTATATAGAATCAGCCTCAAATGCTATTGCCTCAGTTCTTAAAAAAGGTGATTTAGTTGTTCTTGAGTCAACTTCTCCTGTTGGTGCAACTGAGCAAATGTCGGTGTGGTTAGCAGAAGCTAGACCCGATTTAACTTTCCCGCAAACTCATGGTGAAGCATCAGACATTCGAGTTGCTCATTGTCCTGAGCGAGTATTACCTGGTCATGTTATTCGAGAATTGGTTGAAAATGATCGGGTTATCGGTGGAATGACGTCATTATGCTCGCAACGTGCTGTTGATTTATATAAAATTTGCGTAGAAGGTGAGTGTGTTATCACTAATGCTCGTACCGCTGAAATGGCAAAATTAACAGAAAATAGTAGTCGCGATGTTAGCATTGCATTTGCCAATGAACTTTCAATTATTTGTGACAAATTAGATATTAATGTTTGGGAATTAATATCTCTTTCTAATCGCCACCCACGTGTAAATATTCTCCAGCCAGGCCCAGGTGTTGGAGGGCATTGTATTGCTGTAGATCCTTGGTTTATTGTTAGTAGAACTCCCGAAGAAGCTAAACTTATTCATACTGCTAGATTAGTAAATGATGGTAAGCCTGCTTGGGTTGCGGACAAGGTTGAAAAAACAATTTCTGATATTGTTCATACAACAACTAAAACCATGACTGATATTAAAATCGCTTGTTTTGGCGTAGCATTTAAACCTGATATAGATGATTTACGTGAAAGCCCAGCTTTAGATATCACTAAACTGTTAGCATCTAAATATATGGGGCAAGTGAGTGTTGTTGAGCCTAATATTAAAGAGCTTCCTCAATCTTTATCTGAAAAGGGAGTTGATTTAATATCATTAGATAATGCTTTGACCCAATCCGATGTCGTGGTGATGCTTGTGGATCATAAAGAATTTAAAGCTTATCCTTATAAGAAAACAGAAATGCAAAATATCGTCGATACAAAGGGAATTTGGGCATAGTAACTTTGAGGTGAACTGCACTACTTGTTGCTCACCTCATATTTCAGGCAATGTTAACAAAATTTGAATATTCATGCTCTTCGTTAAAGAAATTTGGAAGTCAATATCCTCTAATTATCGTTTAAGTAAAAAAACAGATAAAATTCAAAAGAAAATATTAGATAAAAGCATTTCCAACTTGAAAGTTGCTTGTATTCTAGATGAGTTTTCTTACTCTTCTTTTTCTCCAGAAATGGAGCTACACAAAATAACACCTAATGATGTAAAAGCTCAACTTGTGGAGATCAATCCCGATTATATTTTTATTGAGTCAGCATGGAAAGGAAACGATTCATGCTGGCAAGGAAAGCTTAGTCACTTAGAAGCAAATGTCGTCGAAATATTTTGTTGGGCGAATAAAAATAATGTAATAACGGTTTTTTGGAACAAAGAAGATCCTGTTCATTTCAGTACGTTTTTGCCAGTAGCAAAGCTTGCCGATTACATCTTTACAACGGATGTAGATAGTATTTGCCAGTATAAGCAATCTTTAGGTCATAATCGTATATTTTATTTGCCATTTGCCGTTCAACCACACAAACATAATCCTATTGAGCGATATCAACGTAAAAATAAACTTTGCTTTGCTGGTTCTTACTATGCTCGCTACAAAGAACGCCAACACGATTTTGATAAGATCTTTGATTTAGGCAGCAAACTATGTGGCGTCGATATATATGATAGAAACTATGGTTCAACTGATCCTTCAGTGCAATACCCAAGTCGCTATCACAATTCAGTATTAGGTAAACTTGACTTTGAGGATATCGATAAAGCTTATAAAGGCTATAAATTCGGCATTAACATAAATACCGTAAAACAGTCGCAAGGAATGTTTGCTAGAAGGGCCGTAGAGCTAATGGCATCAAATACGGTTGTGATCAGTAATTACTCAAAAGCATTAACTTTGTTGTTTAATAACTTTATAATTATTAGTGATAAAGTTCACGAGTTAGAGCAACCTTTAAGAGAATTACTAGAAGATAACCTAAGTTATGAAAAGTTTCGATTAATAGGTCTAAGGCTTGTATTGGAACAGCATACATATAGTCACAGAGTAAATTTTATTAAATCCGTTATAACGGAATCTCCAAACTTTCAACTGCAGCCAAAAGTACTCGTTATAAACTTTTATCAAACAAATGACGACAAAAATATTTCTTTAACCAATTACAATAGGCAACGATTTAAAACTAAAGAGTTTATGCAAATAAATATAGCTGTTCTTAATAATGAAATATTGGCGAATATTGTTGAAAGGGCTAAGAATGTCCAATATGTTTCATTTATTAGCTGTGAAAACTACTATGGGGCTAATTATCTTAGCGACCTCATATTAGCGACAAAATATTTTAATGGTGATGCTATTGGAAAATTATCGAGATATTTATATGTTGATGAAAATTTGAAAAGAATTAATGACGGGCATACTTATTCAGAGGTCAGTTACTTACCATTGTTCAGTGCAATTATTAAATCCTCATCAGTGACAATCACGGATCTAAAACAATTTGCAAAACATAACTTTGAATATTCGCTGCACTATAATGAAATGCTTTCCATTGACCCATTTAACTATTGTGAGAAATTTTATGCTTCTAAAGGAACCTCTAAGTTATTAGATTTTAATGATCTAGAGATACCTAACAACATTGCAACTGTAAAAAGTATTAATGATTCATTAAACAAAAACAAATCAACAATAAATAATAAGGTTATCAATAACTCCAGCCTCAAGGTCTGGTCATTTAAACATTTGAGCAATATTTTAATAAATGAGTTCCCTCATGCAATTACGACGGAGGTTGATAAAACCCTTAGCTTAAGTTCAAATTTAAAACCGGAACAAAATGTATATATTTACTTTGATAACTTATTGCTGCTAGAACGTGTCATCGATATAAATAACGCATATTTTTATTTTGATTGTTTAAATGTTAATGGAGATTTTAGGCTTGTTTTCGAGTATTACGATGTACATAAACAAAAGTTGTCATTAAATATTCATGAAAACTTTGAAGGGGAGTACGCATTAAATATTCCGGCTAACTGCAAATATTTTAAAATAAGTATTCGAATACAAGGCGCCGGAGAATTAAATATTAATAGTTTAACATTCGGACGAAAAATATATGAACCAGCGAATCTTTTTCTAAACTATGACTGTTTAATTTTAATTCCTAAATGTAAACAGTCTCTAGTTTTAAAGGAAGCATTAATTTTGGCCAATAAACCAAACAGACTATGTGCCGTTTACATTATAAACGATTCATCTGAGCAAATATTTAATAGAAATCTTGGGGTGGATATTTTTGAAGCGAGTGAAAAGTTGTTAATAGAGTCGTTACAATGCACTTCTAGCTTAAAAGTTAATATGGTTTATCTGTGTAATCAACAAGATAAGATATTAATAAATCGTATCAATTCTGCTAAAATCAATCACAAGTAAAAATACGGTATTAGCCCGTTATTATATAATTAGGAAAATTAATGAAGCCACTTGACCAAATTTATGAAGCTTATTACAACGGATGGGGAGAAGAATTTGGGCAAAAAGTTCGAAATCGTATTCATTGGGTTTGTGAACATTCTACTGGCGAAAATATATTAGATGTAGGATGTTCACAAGGCATTACCAGTATACTGTTGGGAAGAGAAGGCAAAGCTGTCATTGGTTTAGATCTTCTACAAGAATCTATAGACTTTGCTAATGAAATGCTGTTGAAAGAAGAGAGTGCAACGCAAAATAGTGTTGAATTTATTGCTCAGAACTTTATCCATTTTGATTCAGCGGATAAAAAATTTGACTGTATCTTATTAACAGAAGTGGTTGAACACGTAACACAACCTAATAGGCTAATCGATAAAGCGGATAAGATTTTAAACGATAATGGTCGGATGATAATTACCGTTCCGTTTGGAATAAATGACTATTTTGATCATAAAAAAACATATTATTTAAATGATTTGTTAGAGTTAATTCCAAGCTCATATAGTATCGAAGAGCTTTCTGTGTTGGGTAAATGGGTTGGTATTTGTATTGTTAAATCGTCTAAAGATGATGATCCTGTTGATTATCAACAACAACTAAAATTTGCAGAGTCTCACTTCTACAACCTAGAACGTGAATTAATTAATACTAATTCAATATTAACTAAAAAGCATAAGGCCGCTACTGACGAACGTGCCATTTTTAGCAAAAAATTATATGAATCCCAAAATAATTTTAATTCAGAGATAAGTTTATATAAAGAAAAACTAAAAGAATCAAATCAAGCGTTGAACACACTCGATATTGAATTTAAAAAAGTCGAGTCTAAAAATATTGGTTCAGAAAACAGTTTGGCCTTACAAGCGCAAAAAATTTCTTCTTTAGAAAAGGAACTTGTGAAGTTTAAGCAATCGACCAAATCTCATATGGCTGCTTCTAATAAATATAAAAGTCAACTAATTAGTTCATTAAACTCTGAAGAAATAGCTCTAACCCAAGTTAAGAATTTAGACATGAGACTTAATAAGTTATTAAAAGCAAAAGTTGTAAAAGTGCTAGTAAGATTATGGGCAATTAGAAGATCTTTGTTTAACAAATAGTAGAATTTAAAATGATAAGTAAAATTAACGAAAGATTGCAAGAAATCAAAAAACTAAAAGCAACTTTAGCAGCTGATAATATTGCTAAACAAAAGTCTATAAAAGCTAGTACACAGAAATCTAGAAAAGAACAGGGCATAGATAATTTTTTTGCGAGTACGGTTGAACCTATTTTAAGTAAAATTCCAGAAAGTAACGGATCTCGATATTATCAAAAACTTGAATTAACCATAGGCATAATTGCGGATGAGTTTCTATACAAGTCATTTGAAGGCATTGCTAACTTTATCTATATCACGCCATCTAATTTTGAAAAGTATGTTGATAAGTTAGATTTGTTCATTGTTGCCACGGCATGGAAAGGCTTAGATGGAGAGTGGCAAGGTCTGGCAAATATTAACAACATTGATAAACGTCAGGCAGTATCAAAGTTTATAAAAGAATGTAATGATAAAGATATTAAGACCGTGTTTTATAGCAAAGAAGATCCTGTTAATTATGAATACTTTATTGGTATAGCTAAACAGTGTGACTATGTATATACAACAGCGCGTGAAATATTGGGTGATTATAAAGAAGAGTGTGGGCATGAGCGTGTTGCAACATTGGAGTTTGGAATAAACCCTCTTTATCATAACCCTATAGGCCTAAGAAACCATGATCTTTCAGATAAAGTTATTTTTTCAGGATCTTGGTATGAGAAATATCCGGAACGATGTAAAGATAATCAACTTATCTTTGATGGAATAATCAAATCAAAATATGATCTAAAAATAATTGATCGTAATTATCATTTGTTTTATGGACCATATATTTTCCCTGATAAATATAATGAATTTATTTCACCAGCAATTGAACATAAAAAACTACAAAAACTGCATAAACTGTATAATTGGGCAATAAACCTTAATACAATTCAGTTTAGCCAAACCATGTTTGCAAATCGTGTTTATGAATTACAAGCAATGGGAAATATCCAGTTTTCTAATTACAGTATTGGGGTAAATAGTCAATTTCCTAATGTTTTTATAATAGAAGATGAAAATGAAATCCCGGCCATTATCAATGCTTTTGATGACCAAGAAATATATAGACATCAGATGGTTGGCGTTCGAACTGCACAATCAAAACATTGCAACCATGATAAATTAGTAGATGTATTTAAAAATGTAGGTCTGTCTGTGCAACAGACAATTAGAAAAGTGATAGTTTTAGTCGAGCAGCATAATGATTCATTGCAATCTTCATTTGAACGTCAAACTTTTACTAACAAAACAATAAAGACTGTAAATGAACTTGAAGAAGCTGATCTTGAAGAAAATGACATTATAATTTATTTCAGTGAGAAATATTTTTATGATGAGTTCTATATTGAGGACTTAGTAAACGGTTTTAAATATACCAACAGTGATTACATTACCAAAGACGCATATTTTAATGGTGTGCAATTTACATCTGGCATTAATAATAATTATGTTGATTATGTGAAAGATTTAAACCTTACGGCTTATTGGGCAAAATCTTTCACTTTAAATCAATTTAAAGGTAAGCAGCTAACTGGAACTATTGAAAATGGTTATAGCATTGACCCATTTGAAGTTCATAACTTAATCAGAACTACAGACGAACAACAAAAAGAATACAAATATTCCGTATTGATCCCTGCCTATAACAACGGTGATCATCTTTTGAATAAATGCTTCAATAGCTTGCGAAGAAGTTCTACGTTTATGGATATGGAGGTTGTGATAGTTGATGATGGTTCTACAGATAATTATACGCCGAAAATTATAGCTCGATTAGCTAGGCTTTATCCAAATGTAAAAACGTACTTCTATCAAGATGGAGGCAGTGGTAGCGCTTCGCGTCCGAGAAATAAGGGTATTGAATTAGCATCCTCTGAGTATATCACTTATTTAGATCCCGATAATGAAGCGTTAAATGATGGTTATACAAAATTATATGAAAAAATAACTTCTGAATCTGCAGATTTAGTCGTTGGCAATATGCTGCGATTGGCAGAAGGGAAACTAGTATTCGATCCAAATAAGGGAAAAGTAAACACATTATCTTCGGGTAAAGAGTTTATTGAGGAATATAATTTTCCAACTCAGAGCACACAAGCACTGATGTTAAAGAAGTGTCTTTTAACTGACAACGATATAGATATGGTTCATGGTGCAGTAGGTGAGGATACGTTATTCTATCATGAATTATTATTACACTCTAAATACACTGTTTTTATTAATGAAATGATCCACATATATTATGCCGCTGTAGAAGGATCTACAGTAAATACAATCTCTTCAGGTTTTTTCAAAAAGCACCTGTTGCTTGAGAAAGAACGGGTTTTACGATTTTCTAAATATGGTTTGTTAGAAGCTTACAAAACAACCCGTTTTGAATATTATTTTAGATATTGGTATTTAGATAAATTCAAGATAATTAAGGCTGGTGACGAAGAAGAAACGAAACAAGTACTTGTTGAAATATTCAATATGTATTCTAGTTTAGACTCGGTAGATGATGCCGTAATTAAGTCAGCCATATTGTCATTTTCTAACTAGCGTTAGTTAACGTACTTTAATTCAATAAGGCGTGTATTTCGCCTTAATTTGAGTGGATTAATATAACAATGAATTATATAAAAAAAGTTACTATGGGCATGATTAACTTTTTAAGTAACGTTAGGCCTCAAGATAAAGTTAAAGTCAAACAAAGAGACAATATACTAGTTAATGTGCCACATTATAATTTTAAATATTTGACAAGTTTAAAGTTAAACTATGGCGAATCAACTTGCAGTATATTTGATGAACAAATCGAGTTGAACTTTTATTCCTTTATTAAAAAAGAAAGCTCGAGGTTAATCATTTTATTACCTGGCGCTGTAGATCGATCTAAAGGTGCTGTAGGGTTTCAAAGGTATACCTGGGCTAAAGAGTTAAATGCGAACGTTATTTCTTTTTCTGATCCTACTATAACAGAATCTAATGATTTAAAGATTGGTTGGTTTCAAAACGTTTCAGCAAATTTTGGTGTTAATTATTTGTATAAAACTGTCAAGTCTGTCCAAAAACAACTTAACATTAAAGATGAAAATGTTTGCTTTTTTGGTTCTTCTGCAGGAGGCTTTGCAAGCTTGAAAGTTGGTGAATTCAACTTGAAAGCTACTGTAATAGCAATCAATCCACAAATTTATCTAAAGAATTATAGTAAGAATTTTTATATTCCTTTATTAAAATATAGCTATGATAGAGATAATGACTTAAGAAAGAAATATATTAACCGTCTTAAGGTAGACTCTAAATTAATTACCAAAAGACAAGGTGATACAGTGATTTACCAGAATATCCAAGATAAAGAACATGTGAACCTTCATTTAACCCCATTTATTAATATGTTAAAGCCAACTCAGTATAATGAGATTAGATTAGACGAATTTGAAAAAATACAACCTGGAGTTAGTGTTATTTTATATGATGATATAGTGGCGAAACACTCGCCCCCAGGTAAGTCAGAGACTATTGATTTTATTAATCAAATATTTGACTGCGATAAACTTAATAGTAATTAAGTTTATCGCTTTTAATAACATCATAGTAGATTTGGTAACAACGTATTGTTTTAACATTTTGTAAAATATAAGTGAAATACACTGCTGTCAAAAATAGTGTAAATGGAAGTTAATCTATTTACCAAGCTTTTTAGCATTCAGGCATCTTACTGTTTTCTTGTAAAGATAAATAGGGAATTGGTGCCATTTATAGTTTAATTCGAGTAATACATGGGCACTGAAACAAGCGACAAAAAAAACGAAATTGAATTTAAGCAATTGAAAACTGAAAATGTGAGTTTACGCAAGGAGCTAAATGACTTACAAAATAGCTTTGCTTATAATTTAGGTAAGTTGTTGGTAACGGAAGCTCGTACGATTAAAGGCTTATTATTCTTACCTGCGAAACTATTTCAATTATGGAAAAGCCATGCAGGGCAAAGAAAAAAATTTAGGATTAACCTTAAAACACAATTCACCTTAGCAGAGTCTAGACTTAACCGAAAATCTATGGCTAAAATTGAACTCCCTAATGAGTTAGAACGCTATGAATATACTGAATTAATAAACAAGAGCATTAACTTCAGCAATAATGACAAAGAAATACTTGTTTATTTGGCCAAGAAAAAAGATGTATCTAACACCGTAAATGTAGATATTGATATTGGCAAAAAGTGCAATTATATAATTTCAGATGATTTTGTTCATTGTATTAGCTTACCGTTAACTGAAGAAGTAAATCGAGCGATCGTGAATGTTTCCCACACCAACTGCAGAAGTTTGTACTTTTACAGCGAAAAACTTTCACAAGGAATCAACATCATTGTTCCTGTTTACAAAGGGGAGCAATATGTTCACCGTTGTATTGAAAGTATTAACAGACAAACAATCGATAAATCATTACTCGATATCATACTAATACTGAATGGCCCTAAAGATAATTCTGAGCAAATTATATCTGATTTTATTGAGCAAGAACCAAATTTGAATATTGTTGTTATGAAGTCAGAGATAGCAAATGCTTCAGCAGCAAGAAATCTTGGAATAGAAATCGCGAAACGGCAATACACAGTGTTTTTAGATGTTGATGATGAACTGTCATCGAATTACCTCTCTAATTTAATGAACAAAGCTAGCCCTGAAACAATAGTTATTTCTAACCTAAAGGATATTCATGGCAGTAGAGTGATGCAATCTGGTTTAGCTATAAAACCTTTAGATAAGAAAGGGCTCAGTTGTGCACTAAATGATTACTCTTCTTTAGTTACGATGAATGGTTGCAAACTAATTCCAACATTCTATCTAAAAGCAACTGCATTTGATACAGCATTAAAAAGTGGTGAGGATGTCATTCTAATGGCTAAAATTATTGCTCTATTTAAGCCTCAGATTTGTGGTGCCGCGAATTACGAAGAGACTTATTACATACGCCATATAGTTGCGGATTCAATAAGTCGACAGGTACAGTCTTTTGAGTTTAATGTTAAGCAAAGGTTGCAGGTAATAGTTGCTTTAGAAGGTTTAATATATTCGACATCAGATGACTTGGTATATAATTTCTTAACATCTAAAATTAAAGCTCAATCAGATTTCGTGATAAATTACTTAACTGAATTTGAAAGTGATTACAAAACGTTTGTAGAAGTAGCTAAACAGCTCAATATATCAAATGAATCTATACAGGCTATTGCTCAACGTTTGAGTAAAAGCTTGGTTATAGCATATTGCTTTTCACCTTATGCGGATACGAGTGCCGTAGTTATGGCAAAACGTACTCGTTATATGAGTAAACCCGTTGATGTCATTTATAATAAAATGGATAGAGTGCGGGATAAGGATGAAAATTTACCCGGTATGATCTCATCATATATAGGTAATGAAAAATGCCTTTCTACATATACAAGTTTTTCAAATTGGTTGGTAATTGAACAGTTTTGTTCTAATTCTTTGCGTCAAATTCGAAAGTGGAAAATGGGTGGCAAAGAATATAAATGTTTATATAGTCGAGCTATGTGGCCAGCATCACATTTTGCTGCTGCTTTAGTTAAATTAAGAAGTCCACAAATTAAATGGCTTGCAGAGTTCTCAGACCCTTTATATTTAGATGTTCATGGAAAACCTAGAAAAGGCGATATCAGTTATTCTTGGTTAGATAAAAATGGTTTTATTGCTGCCATTAAAAAGTTAGATATTGATATCCCAAAAACCAAAGAGCTATTTTTTTGGTGTGAATTTTTGCCATACATTCTTGCCGATGAACTTCTTTTTACAAATGAAAATCAGCTTGAATATATGTGTTCTTATATTAAAGACGAAGACATTATTCACTTAGTAAAAAGCAAGGCCACTATTTCTCATCATCCTCAACCCTTAAAACAGGATTATCAGCTCAAAAGTGTGCAATATCCATTAGATGAAGCAAAGGTTAACTTCGCCTATTTTGGCACATTTTATGCGACTAGGGGGTTAGGTGAATTATTTGCAGCTATTAGAGAGTTAACAACCACAGAGCGCTCAAAGATTTGCGTGCATATTTTCACTAATGAACAAACTCGGCAGTTTATCGATAATGATTTATCCGATTTACATGACGTTATCGTTGTTAACGATTATGTCTCATATTTTGAATTTTTAAACCTTTGTACCAAGGTCGATTGTTTAGTCGTTCGAGATGCTGAAACAAAGGGAAATAAAATAATTAACCCTTACCTGCCTTCAAAACTTAGTGACTATTTAGGCAGTGGCACAGATGTATGGGCTCTTTATGAAAAAGGCAGCGTTTTGAACAAATATGTTAATGATAATCAAGTGAAGTACTCGTCTGAGATCTTTGATAATATTGATGCGAGTAACACGTTAACACAAATTATTCGGGACAAAATCTAGCATGACTAAGCTTTATATACATATTGGCCAAGAAAAAACAGGGACAACGAGCTTACAAAAGTTTTTGTGTGAAAATAGAGATTTATTGTTTCGAGATTATGGCGTTTTATACCCATATCAAAAATATTTGAGTACCGATAAAAGAGCTTTTTTTAATCACGCTAAGTTTAGTGGTGCCTTTTTGCCACCCGAGCAGCGAAGTTATGTCAATATGGACAATAACATTGATGCAGGCATTGTTGTCGAGAGTTTAAGAAAGCTTATCTCAAGGAAAAAGCCTAAGGTTATTATTCTGAGCAGTGAACATTTTTCGTCTAGGTATACACAGGTACAAATAGAGCAACTAGCGAAGATGATTGATTTTTGTAATGTAAAAATCATCTCTTATATCCGCCGACAAGATGATTATCAAATATCTAGATTTTCTGAAGCCCTTAAGTCAGGTAGTGTTCACGCATTAAAGCTGACTAAGTTATCATCATCAAATAAACGTTTGAATTACTATGAAAATTTAAAACCTTGGTTTAATACCTTTGGCACAGCGTCGTTAATTTTACGGCCATTCAACAAAAACAGTTTCGCTAATGGCGATTTATATTCTGACTTTCTAAGTGCTATAGGAATTACTAATATTGAAGGGTTTACAAAACCAGAAGAAAGTAATTTAAGTATAAGTAAAGAGGAAGCTCTGGTTCTCTGTCAGCTAAATCAGAGTTTATTGCAATGGAAGGATGTAACAGGCAAAGATTCTAAAGAAAAGTTCCAACGATCCCAGCAAATCCGTAAATCTATTTTGTCAACAATGCAAAACAATAGAGATATTAAACCACACACACCACTTAGAAAGTGCTTTTCTATTAGCGATAGAAAAGAGTTTTTGGCAAGCTTCTTGGAATCCAATAAAAAACTATCAACAATGTTTTTTGATGGAAAAGAGCTTTTTGAGCCAATTGAATAAGGTGTCTAACTATTAAAATTCTAACATTAGCATTTTCAACCATGGGTACAAATATAAATAATCTGCTGCCTATGATTGAACGCTTAGTTGTGATTAGCGGAATAGATTTTTTAATTTTGCATCAAAATTCCAATCAAGTAGAGATCAATGAATATCATCAATCGATAAGAGTTTTACCGCTCGATAACCTTGGCCTAAGTAAAAGCCGAAATGCAGCATTAACGTACGCACAAGGTGAATTTATTTGGTTATTAGATGATGATGTGATGATTGAAAAAAGTCGACTATTAATACTTTTAAAACACTTACAAAACAATCCAAGCGTTGATTTTTTACGCGTCTGGATTAATTGTTTGGAAAATTCAGACGAGTTCTTTAAAAATTATCAACACCTGGCCCGCATTCATAAACTAAACCTATTACAGTTTAGTTCTATAGAAATTATTTGTCGCCGGGACTTTGTTCGTCAGCATAATATACAGTTTAATGAGCGAATTGGGTTA of Thalassotalea fonticola contains these proteins:
- a CDS encoding glycosyltransferase codes for the protein MGTETSDKKNEIEFKQLKTENVSLRKELNDLQNSFAYNLGKLLVTEARTIKGLLFLPAKLFQLWKSHAGQRKKFRINLKTQFTLAESRLNRKSMAKIELPNELERYEYTELINKSINFSNNDKEILVYLAKKKDVSNTVNVDIDIGKKCNYIISDDFVHCISLPLTEEVNRAIVNVSHTNCRSLYFYSEKLSQGINIIVPVYKGEQYVHRCIESINRQTIDKSLLDIILILNGPKDNSEQIISDFIEQEPNLNIVVMKSEIANASAARNLGIEIAKRQYTVFLDVDDELSSNYLSNLMNKASPETIVISNLKDIHGSRVMQSGLAIKPLDKKGLSCALNDYSSLVTMNGCKLIPTFYLKATAFDTALKSGEDVILMAKIIALFKPQICGAANYEETYYIRHIVADSISRQVQSFEFNVKQRLQVIVALEGLIYSTSDDLVYNFLTSKIKAQSDFVINYLTEFESDYKTFVEVAKQLNISNESIQAIAQRLSKSLVIAYCFSPYADTSAVVMAKRTRYMSKPVDVIYNKMDRVRDKDENLPGMISSYIGNEKCLSTYTSFSNWLVIEQFCSNSLRQIRKWKMGGKEYKCLYSRAMWPASHFAAALVKLRSPQIKWLAEFSDPLYLDVHGKPRKGDISYSWLDKNGFIAAIKKLDIDIPKTKELFFWCEFLPYILADELLFTNENQLEYMCSYIKDEDIIHLVKSKATISHHPQPLKQDYQLKSVQYPLDEAKVNFAYFGTFYATRGLGELFAAIRELTTTERSKICVHIFTNEQTRQFIDNDLSDLHDVIVVNDYVSYFEFLNLCTKVDCLVVRDAETKGNKIINPYLPSKLSDYLGSGTDVWALYEKGSVLNKYVNDNQVKYSSEIFDNIDASNTLTQIIRDKI
- a CDS encoding glycosyltransferase family A protein; translated protein: MGTNINNLLPMIERLVVISGIDFLILHQNSNQVEINEYHQSIRVLPLDNLGLSKSRNAALTYAQGEFIWLLDDDVMIEKSRLLILLKHLQNNPSVDFLRVWINCLENSDEFFKNYQHLARIHKLNLLQFSSIEIICRRDFVRQHNIQFNERIGLGTPYQATEEANFLIDAWQCNARFASYEEPFVQHTCNFEGRVLATDNIMLARGATASRYGVLGVMLSLRWGIRYLIKYKKISYFISIVKGLYLGYDGFNKAIDSNSI